GCCACGATGGGGCTTCCGTTCTGGTGGAGAGGTTTGATGCCGATACCTACCTGGAGTACTGTTCACTTGCTACCAACCTTGTCTTTGGAGCACCTAAAGACGGCAGGCCTGCCGAAGAGGTTCTTCTGGAGTTAGAGGATGCCCCTGAGGTTCTTGATAATCTGGGGTTGTTTATCCCGCTGACTCTTCTTGGGCTGCACCTTGCCAGAGAAACCCTGGAGGTGCTTCGTGACATTGAAGAGGATTCCTTCTTTTTCCGTTCAACGCCTGTGAACCCGGAAGAGGTCGAATACTTTAAGTCACTCGTTGCATCTAATAAGGATCCCGACAGGATGAGAATGTCCGAAAAGCTGGCCTGTATCCGTCTTGCTCTGAGGTTTACTCAGCGCTTCCACACCATGTTAAAACTCCCTTTACCTTTTATGTCCTACGTTGTGCGCTGTCGAAGGCCTTTTAGACGATTCATAGAGGAGCGTTATCCCGATCTTTTCGAATTTATAGAAGAGGATGCCTACATAACTTCCTATCCCATATTTCGAAACATAATTTTCGGTACCGTCCGCTCCGAGTACTCTCATGCAGAAGGTGAGGTCAACGGTGCCGTATTGTCGGTTATTAAGAAAGCCCGTATGGAAGGGGCACTGCTTCAAAAGGGCCTTGATTTTGAAGTCGGGGCAAAGGGAGATCGTCTTTCCGGCGGTCAGAAACAGAAACTGGCCATAGCTCGAGTCTTACTGAAAAAACCCAAAATTCTCATTCTGGACGAAGCCACCGCCAGCCTTGATAACGCTTCGCAGCAACGGATTCACTCGCTTATAGAAAGAAAATTTCGAGGTCGTGCGACCATATTTTCGGTACTACACCGGTTGGAGCTCGTTAAGAATTACGATATGATTTGTGTTATGAAGGCCGGAAAGATAATAGAACAGGGAAGTTACGATGAGTTGATGCAGAAAAAAGGGGTTCTTTATGAACTCGTTAGCGGATTTTGAAAGCTTGCTTCATAGGGCTTCGTGTCAGTGTGAGCTTAATGAATACATGAAAATCCTTCGCAATGTGGATGCCTTTTCCGTCGTTCCCATCGATAAGCTTAAGGTTATGGCCTATCTTAGCCAGAAGGTCACCTTCCCACAGGGCACATTTCTTTTCAAACAGAGAGATCCCGATGCTCGTGGATATATTCTGGTCTCCGGCAGGGTCCAGCTGTACAGGCACTACAAAGATAAGTCTTACCTCCTCGAAGAACTCAAGGAAGGTGAGTTTTTCGGGGGGCTGGCGCTTTTGTCAGATATCAGACGGCTCTTTTCCGCCCGGGCCGCCGTTGATACGGTATGCCTTACCCTGGAACGAGATGCCTTTCGAAGGTTTATCGTACAGTTTCCGGAAGTTGCAATAAAGGTTCTGGACATTATGATAAGAAGGATTGTAGCAATGGAGGAAAGACTTCTGGAAATGCAGGTGC
This is a stretch of genomic DNA from Thermodesulforhabdus norvegica. It encodes these proteins:
- a CDS encoding Crp/Fnr family transcriptional regulator — its product is MNSLADFESLLHRASCQCELNEYMKILRNVDAFSVVPIDKLKVMAYLSQKVTFPQGTFLFKQRDPDARGYILVSGRVQLYRHYKDKSYLLEELKEGEFFGGLALLSDIRRLFSARAAVDTVCLTLERDAFRRFIVQFPEVAIKVLDIMIRRIVAMEERLLEMQVLECRYV